The window TGCTACAGCAATTACTTTAGTAGTCCCTGTTTTAGCTTTAGGAGTACCTATTTTAGATACTTTATTTGCAATAATAAGAAGAGCTTATAATGGTAAACCTATTGGTAAAGCAGATAATGGTCATATTCATCATCGTCTGCTTGCTTTAGGCTGGAATCAACAGGAAGCTACTTTGATTGTTTATGGGATAAGTATATTTTTAGGAATAATTGCTGTAATTTTTAACAGCTCAACTTTTGAAAATGGATTACTTTTGATTTTTCTTGCCTTTTTAACTATAATTTTTGGGGCCTGGAAACTTGGAATATTTAGTGCTCAGTTAAAATCTGATAAAACAGAAGTAGAGAAGACAAAATATTAAAATATAGTTTTTTATTTCTTTTACTGTAAAATAATTAAAAAGTCATAATAGTATTAATAGTATTATTTCATTTTATAAAAGAGGATTTTTAAATAGAAACTAGAAATAATAATTAGTTAAGATTAGGAAAAAAGTATTTTTATTAATAAAAGTGAGAGGCTAAAAAATGAATAATAATAATAGTTGGCAAAAAATTGCCCAGGCCTTTGGAATGTTAACTTTGCTTGGTATTACTATAATTGTCAATATAGCTGTAGGTTTCTGGCTGGGAAGTTTAGTTGATAAATTAATTGGAAGTGATTTGATTTTTAAAATAATAGGTTTGATTACAGGAGTTTTTTCAGGATTTTATTCTGATTATAAGTTAATTACTGATGTTTTTGGTGATAATGATGAAGACAAATAATCCGGCTGAAGCAGAAAAAGATGTTATTAAAAAGACAGTTATAGTTGCTTTGATACCTCTTGTATCTTCTCTAGTCATGGGAGAAATTGATGCCTTTTTAGGTTTGATTTTTGGACTGTCCATAAGTATTCTTTTATTTCATTTAAAAAGAATTAATATAGAAAATTCTTTACAAATGTCAGCAGCAAAGGCTAATACATATATTAGGAATCGTTATTTTATTAATTATCTCATTTATTTTATTGTTCTAGCTGTTGCTTATAGAAGAGAGGGAATAAGTTTTTTGGCAGTTGTTGTAGGTATTTTACTTTTAAAATTTACTATAATCGGACTGGCTGCACTAGATAATCTTAAAAAAAGCTGGGAAGAAAAAAAAGACAGAGTTGAAAAAGATTGATTTAGTAAGAGAGGGGAGGTTTTATTATGAATCCAGGACCACAGGTTGTCACTCATTTATTTGGTAAAGATTTTTTACCAGTTACTGATACATTGATAGTTTCCTGGGTTGTAGTAGTTGCTTTAGTGATAGCTGCCAAAATTATTGGAAGTAATTTAGAATTAGTTCCAGGTAAAGTCCAAAATGCTACTGAACTTCTTTTAACATCTATTGAAGATCAGATTGAGCCGATGTTACCTGGAGAAGGTAGAAAGTTTTTACCTTTTATTGGTACAATTTTTATTTTTGTTGGGGTATCTAATCTATCAGGTGTTTTACCTGGTGTTCCCAACCCAACAGCAGATATAAATACTACTTTAGGTTTAGCCCTTTTAGTATTTATCTTAATGCACTTTGAGGGAATGCGTGAAAATGGAATCTGGGGCTATATTAAAGGTTTTGCTGAACCTGTATTTATTTTACTACCACTTAATATTATTAGTGAGTTAGCTAAACCAATTTCTCACTCTTTCCGTCTTTTTGGTAATATTGTTGGTGGTGGAATTATCATTACTTTGATTTATCAGGCAGCACCCTGGTTAATTCCAATTCCGTTACAGGCCTGGTTTGACATCTTTATTGGCTTAATACAGGCCCTTATTTTTGGTATGGTAGCCATAGCCTATATTGCTGTTTCAAAAGAAGGCTAATTAATTATAAAAAAATTACAGTGAGTAGCTGAAAGGAGGAAATTATAATGGTTGAATTTTCACAACCGGTCATTGATGTGATTATCAGTGCTTCTGCACTACTTGGAGCTGGCTTTGCTATGATTGCTGGTATTGGTCCTGGTATTGGTCAGGGTTATGCCGCTGGTAAAGCTGTAGAATCTGTAGCAAGACAACCTGAAGCAAGAGGTAATATTATTACTACTATGCTTCTAGGTCAGGCTGTTGCTGAGTCAACAGGTATTTATTCACTGGTTATAGCCATTGTTTTGATCTTTACATTTGCTTAAAAAAACCATTTTTGATAGTGAGG is drawn from Halanaerobiales bacterium and contains these coding sequences:
- a CDS encoding ATP synthase subunit I: MKTNNPAEAEKDVIKKTVIVALIPLVSSLVMGEIDAFLGLIFGLSISILLFHLKRINIENSLQMSAAKANTYIRNRYFINYLIYFIVLAVAYRREGISFLAVVVGILLLKFTIIGLAALDNLKKSWEEKKDRVEKD
- the atpE gene encoding ATP synthase F0 subunit C; translated protein: MVEFSQPVIDVIISASALLGAGFAMIAGIGPGIGQGYAAGKAVESVARQPEARGNIITTMLLGQAVAESTGIYSLVIAIVLIFTFA
- the atpB gene encoding F0F1 ATP synthase subunit A, translated to MNPGPQVVTHLFGKDFLPVTDTLIVSWVVVVALVIAAKIIGSNLELVPGKVQNATELLLTSIEDQIEPMLPGEGRKFLPFIGTIFIFVGVSNLSGVLPGVPNPTADINTTLGLALLVFILMHFEGMRENGIWGYIKGFAEPVFILLPLNIISELAKPISHSFRLFGNIVGGGIIITLIYQAAPWLIPIPLQAWFDIFIGLIQALIFGMVAIAYIAVSKEG
- a CDS encoding AtpZ/AtpI family protein, with product MNNNNSWQKIAQAFGMLTLLGITIIVNIAVGFWLGSLVDKLIGSDLIFKIIGLITGVFSGFYSDYKLITDVFGDNDEDK